The following coding sequences are from one Nymphalis io chromosome 5, ilAglIoxx1.1, whole genome shotgun sequence window:
- the LOC126768367 gene encoding uncharacterized protein LOC126768367: protein MVQLKHQKPLHSPKVTVWAALSASGIIGPYFYEDQRSRPVTVNTQRYIAMLQNFFAPALQDYSGFNQRTWFQQDGATCHTSNDSIAAVREIFGQKVISKRGDINWPPRSPDLSPMDFFLWGYLKSKVFNNNPQSIEELKENIREEIQNISPNTCRAVMENVRSRLQECQIKQGTHLDDVIFKK from the coding sequence ATGGTGCAATTGAAGCACCAAAAGCCCTTACACTCGCCCAAAGTTACTGTATGGGCAGCTTTATCAGCCAGTGGAATTATCGGTCCGTATTTTTATGAGGATCAGAGAAGCCGTCCCGTTACCGTCAACACACAGCGATACATTGCCATGCTACAGAACTTTTTTGCTCCAGCATTACAGGACTACTCTGGTTTTAATCAACGGACATGGTTTCAACAAGATGGGGCTACATGTCACACCTCCAACGACTCAATAGCAGCGGTTCGTGAAATTTTTGGGCAAAAAGTCATATCCAAAAGAGGTGACATTAACTGGCCACCCCGCAGCCCGGATTTGTCACCAATGGACTTTTTCCTTTGGGGATACCTcaaaagtaaagtttttaataacaacCCTCAGTCTATTgaagaattaaaagaaaatatacgcGAGGAAATTCAGAACATTTCTCCAAACACTTGTCGGGCGGTGATGGAAAATGTCCGCTCTAGATTACAGGAGTGCCAAATTAAACAAGGGACACATTTGGAcgacgttatttttaaaaaataa